The sequence CCTTCAGTCTCTATGGAGACCTGTCCTTTCTCACCAGCCTGCCTTCCCCTGCCGActcatctttctctccttctctctttgcttgcccctcctccctcctcacttCCCGACCAGTCTCTtgccatctctccctctcctctaaACCTCCTGGCAGCCCCTTCCACCTGCCTGCAGGGCCCTAGGGCCTCTTACCCTGCGAGGCTCGGTGGTGTCTCTGTGGGGCCCTGTCCATGGGGCAACTCCCTTGGTGCCGTCCTTGCTGCCCTGGctgcccaggagggcagggagcagggcccaggggagggaagagggaggagggagggagcaccTGGCCCAGCATCAGGCAGGGGAAAGGAGTGGCTGGCAGAGCATCCTGGCATCAGGAGGGGACAAGGGGAGAGACGGGAGGAACAGAGTTTGGAGGCTTGAGGAGAAACAGGATAGGTGATGGGAAGGGGGCTAGCATTTATCGATCACCTTCTGTGTGCTGGGCCCTTTGCCGGTCACTTTATGTAAATCCGTGATTTTCTCCAATCCTCCCAACATCCACCATGAGGCCGGCATAGTCGCTCCAGATAACTATGTGATGCTTATAAGGTAAGTGATGCTCAAAGATAGTCATGAGTTGCCCAAGGACTTGCACAAGGACAATAAGTGGCTGAGctgtgatttgaacccaggtctttgtGAGTTTAGAATCATGCGCTTTCTACTTGACCAAGACAGGTGACGGGAacaggggaagtggggaggggagagatgaagACGGGATGGCTTATTCGGGGGATGGTGCCTCTTCTACAGGATGAGGTCAGACTCATCTCCGTGGTTCTTGGGTTCCTTGAGGCCTCTGCTTAGCCTCTGCCCTTTGCTGCCCTTTGCTGCCCTTCCCTAGAATTCCCTGGCTCCCTGGTGCCTCCACATCCTCCTGGTCTGCTGGGGCTGTGGGCAGGCCTGGAGGAGTGTGCTGAGGCAGAGGAGCCATGGGACAGGAGGGGAGCCACGTTGCACCGCACTAGTTGCGGGAAGGAGACCCCCCCAGATTGGGCAGACCCACGCTGAGGAAGGGCTCTGTGGAGAGCTACAGGATACTGCTTCCGCGGGACCCGGATGCCACTAATCTCCTGCACAGACTCGGCCCAGAGTTTGATTAGCTGGGCCTGGCTCTCCTGCTTACCCAACAGGCCGGCTGGCCAGAGGCCAGGCTGCAGTGGGGAGGCTCCCTGGCACCTCCTCCGGCTCTCACTCCCAGCTGGTAAACAGCAGAGCAGGAGCCAGCCACGCCTCAGCCTCGTGACTGCAGCCCACTCCTCCCCGGTGCACGTGGCATCTGGCGTGGAGAGGGCAGGCAGCTGTCCCTTCCCTCACCTGCCCTCCCACCTCACCATCCTGCGCTCGTGCCCCACCCTGGAACCGCACGCTCCGCTACCATCAACACCTCCGTTCCTGGGTAGCTCCCAGAGACTCCGGAGGGCTGCAGCTTACGGGACAAAGGTTAGAAGTAGAAAAGGACTTTCCAGCTCCCAGGATGGTTGACAAGGGTGCAGGGAGTGAGGAAGAGTGGAGTGGAAACTTTTGGGGACCTTCCTGTACCGAGAGTCTGAGGGCGTGTGTCTGTTCCTCTGAGACTCTGATTATCCCCGTGTCCTTTTGGTAAATGCATGGCCCACGCGTCTGTGTATACTTCTCTGCACAGAACAGGATGTTGGTCTGTTTTGGGGCTCAGCCCCTTGGGCAAGCTTGGAGTAAGAAGTAAAGCTCTCTAAAGCACCACCCAGGCCAGTGCCCAGCAGAGAAGTAGAGCCAGCaagaggcagaggggcagggtgcAGGGGCTGCCGGGGCAGAGTGTTGCTCTGCTGTCCCCTTCCCTGCCCACGATTGGCTTTGCTTCCTCTCGGtatcctctctctgtgtctctgcctgCCAACCCCTCCGTGCCTATGgctcttctgttttctgtgccTCGGTAGCTCAtccctctttctgttttctcctctttcagCCTCTCTTCCTCTGTGACTCTGGGTCCCTCAGGATCCTTCTTGACCTACCAAGCATGGGCATGGAATAGAGGCCGTGCAGAGTGCCTGGGGATGGGCACTTGGCCCTGGCATCGTGCcaggcagccctgcccaccccagatACGGTAGGTCTGGCTGCCTCTCTCAGCCGTGCCACTTCGTGCCACTGTGTAAGGTGGGGAGGAAGTGACTGGTGGTTGGGAAGACAGGGTCCTGGCTCTAGGCCTAAGCTAGTCTCATGCTTCCCAGCGTATCTCTATGCCTTCCTTACCCTAAGCATGGATGGCTGGTGTTCTTTCTCCCTGGGGCAAGTAGGTACCCTGATCATCCTTTTGGGAAGTCCCCCCCTCATGCCTACacttcctccctcctgctctaATCACAGATTCTTTTCTGGAGGAATCAGTCCTTTCAGAGCAGGGCAGTGGTTATTTCCTCCCCAAATACATTCTCACATTCTTATGCAAGGAAGAGGCTGATAGGGATCAGAGAATCAATTCACCCACCACGTGCCCAAGTTCCCTTATCAGGGGAATCTGAACGCCAGGGGCAAGCAGCCTGGGGGtgtggagggtggtggtggtggcttgGAACTGGGGAGCAGTCACCaacttcttcttcccttcctttccacccCCTAGACCACAGAAACCACTTAAAGCTCGTGCAAGCCTGCCCCTCCTGGGAGGGCCTGGAGTGTAAAGGTGGAAAGTTTGTGGGGCCTGGGCTGACTGCATGCTACATACCACCTCAGCTCCATCCTTCGAGGGCCACCCGCTCTGGGAGGcctgatccagtggttaagagtaccTTCCTATGTGTCCTTTCTAAGAGGTCCATGCCTGGGGGAGACCTCAACCCACAGGAGGGACTCAGGGAGGGGGCACAGTCccctcagccattaaaaaaaaggacatctCCGGCTCTATAAACATCTGTAGATCTCACAGTCaccacccctcccctttcctgtTACAAAGGCCACTGTGGGTGGAGGGACCAGTGGGAGTTTGACCTCAGCTCCTGGCCCTGAACTCTCCGTGTGACCCTGCCTGTGGCACTCATCTGTCAATTAACATCTGTGGTCATTTAGACTTGGACGTTGCAAGGAGGGTTGAAAAGCAGGAGCTCTGATTTTTGGAGCCGAAAGACGGGTAAGAATGTAGCCTACTATTAGTCCTCAATTACCACATTGTTAAAAAGGGGACAGTAATATCTGTCCAGACTTGTGTCTGTGAACATGCTTTGAGGCCAGAGCAGTCTGCACACAGGAGGGGTTCTTACGACCTTATTTGCCCCAGGGCATGCTTCTGTGGCTTTAGTTTAGCCTGGAAGTTCCTCCAGGGACATTGTGGTCCccatgggggggtggggagggggagggtcacAGCTGTGGATACTGAGCGAACTGCTCCTGACTGGAGTGGACTTGAATTCTCACCTTGCGAGCCTCCTCTGAATGGCAGGTGAGGTAGGAGGTCTGGATGGAGCCACAGTCCTAAAACTTCCCTGCAGTCAGGGCTGATCCTCAGGCaagtttacttaacctctctgatctatCTTCTCCGTAAAATGGTAACAGTAGCCGCCTTACTGAGTGGTTGCAATGATTAACTGGCATAACAATAAAGTACAGAACCTACTGGTACAAAGTACTGTGGTTAAAAAGCAATGTTTCGGTCCCTCCCGCCCTCTTTCCATTCTTAcaatcttcctttcttctctttgtctgACTCCCTTCCTAATCTgtctcctgctttatttttctctagaacATATTACCAGGTGACGTTTctacattttacttattcattttgtaaattGTCTGATACccgtgtctgttttttgttttgttttgttttgttttttgcggtacgcgggcctctcactgttgtggcctctcccgttgcggagcacaggctctggatgcgcaggctcagcggccatagctcacgggcccagccgctccgtggcatgtgggatcttcccggaccggggcacgaacccgtgtcccctgcatcggcaggcggactctcaaccactgagccaccagggaagccccccgtgtCTGTTTTGATCACTGCTGTATCCAATGCCCAGAACCTCCTGGCCTTCCCTAAGTATTTGTTGAAGGACTGCATGAATGAAGGGTAAATGGCCTCTACTTCTCTTTCCAGCTACTTTCAAATGGGCGTCAAATCCAGTTACTCACCAAAGGTTGTTAGGGGAGGACTTGGGACTGAAGTAGGACAGTACTAGGGATGGAGCTGGATCTATGGGTGGACTTCACAGGCTGAAAAGATCGGAGAGCTGTCATCCTGGGGAAGGAAGTGACCTGACTGGGAAGTGGCAGCTGGCACTTAGGGATATTATAGTGAGGTGATTAAGAACCCAGAGTCTAAGgccagactgtctgggtttgaatcctagttctACCCCTCACTGGATGAGTAaaacccaaggtcacactggataaaaatattagcaatagTACTTAACCCTCAATGGGGTTGGTGGCAAGTTGTTGGAACGGTTCCTTGCATGGCGATTATCTTGGCGCAGCTGTTAGCACCTAATATTATTTGATCAATGCTACCATCTAGTGGACATCTGGAGCAAGATTTCCCTGGTCTGGGGggttgagggtggggtggggagggacctaatcaggggagggagaaggaaccGAGGGGTGCTCTgaatgcaagtgtgtgtgtgtgtgtgtgtgtgtgtgtgtgtgtgtgtgtgtgtgtgtgatgttagcATTACACATGCTGAGGTTTATCTAGATCCAGCAGGCAGGCTTGGCCCTGGTTAGGGCCACCGGGCAAAATGAGAAAgcggggagggagaaagaagttGGGTTGGCACAgcgcctcccttcctccctccctctccccctcccttctttcctcctccaagCCTGGCCTGAGCCAAGAGGAACCAGCtccagggaaggtgggggagagagaagaaggtcACTGCTGACGTCAGGGACATTCAGGTAGGAGGTAAACACAATGTGACCtacatttatccattttccacattCTGCCCCTACTCACTGGGGTAGCGTTTTCTGGGCACCCCTGAGAACAGTTCTCACAGTCCAGTGGGACCCCCTCTTCCCCCAGGACCTCAATCCCTGGGACATTCTATCTTGGTCTTTCAttaccaagcactgttctagctCCTGGCTCCAGCTTTACCCCCAAGGGTGGCACAGGTGTGGGAGGGACAGGCAAGAGAGAGGACACCTAAAGGCATAGTGTGCTGGTCTTACATCCACTGACTCACTCCCAAGACACGGAAATTTCATGTCTCTTCAGAACAGATGGGGGGGTGGGTAGATGGGTGGGGTAGTGCTGCTTTCCCCTGTGCAGCCCCAAGGAACCCCCAGCGGAAGGTGGCTTTTGTTGGTTTCAGTCACAGAGTTTTTTTCTGGAGTGACTCAGTGATTGGAGGGCCCCCTGAAGGGGTAGGGACCTGGTTGAACAGGGAACCTAGAACCTACTCAGGCCAGACCTACTGAACTAGTGTCAGGGTCTCTCAGGAATGGAGCCCAGGATTCTTTCTGCATGTTTACCAAGCTCATCCAGGATTCCTGATGTCTGGTTATTGTGATGCtcattcaagtttgagaaccactgcttaaGGTCTGCTCCAAATCAGACAACTGAATGAGCTTCCTCCATCCCGTGTACggccagggcagagggaggagggtagGCTGCAGATCTGAGAGCGTAGGGTGCCAACAAGTGGGAGAGATACCGCCAGAGACAAACAgatattttattagcaaaaataaatacatgccgGGCAGATGGAAAGAATGAGGACTGCAGACCCGCTGGAGACCTCCTGAGGAAGAGGCAGTCTCTCAGGCTACAGGCTGAGATGGGCAGGCGCCAGGGAGGCTCCGGGACCTAGCCCACCACGCAGGGTGGGCAGCAGGGCAATCAGGGGCGTCTCACACTCCCCCAGCAGCACGTCCCTGCGGAAGCCTGCTCTCCTGTCCAGCACCTTGGCCCTCAGACTGTGGGCGGCCAGGTCAGGCGGGCCGAGCCCGTCGAAGAAAAAGTCCTCATTGAAGATGGGGTTGGCGCTGCATTTGACCACGCGGCTCCGCTGGCCCCGCGCCCGGGCGCGCGACCGCAGCCTCAGCACCAcgcagcagccgccgccgccgctcccgGGGCCGGCCCGCGACCCGGGCAGGCCCTCGGCGCTCACCAGGCGCAGCCGCAGCCGCCCGGGCCAGGCCTGGTACTCGGCGGATAGCCGCAGCTGCCCGCCCAGGGGCTCGAGGCGCAGCACGCTCTCCTTGGCCGGCCGCAGCTGGCGGCACAAGAAGTCGAGGTGGAAGAGCGGCGGCGTGGGCGGCCCCGCTCGGCGCGGCGCGTACGGGCTGGTGTCGGCCGAGCTCGCCTCCTCTGGGGACAGCGAGCGCGGCCTGGGCGGCCGGGGCCGGCCGGGGCCTGGCCGCGGCGAGCCAAAGGGCGACGAGTCGGGCGACGAGGCCGTGTCGCTGTCGGGGGCCCGGCAGAGGCGCAGGTCCGGGGAGGAGACGTGCAGCCTGAACTGCGCAGGGGGCAGCCCCCCGGCCAGGGCGGGCGGCGGCGAGTGGAACAGGGACTCGCGCCGGCGCGTGTGTGGGCTCTCGGGCAGGAAGGC comes from Delphinus delphis chromosome 1, mDelDel1.2, whole genome shotgun sequence and encodes:
- the C2CD4D gene encoding C2 calcium-dependent domain-containing protein 4D, with protein sequence MWLLEKAGYWVGAAEPRARWAPSGLFPKRRTPCPLARACPNVLTPDRIPQFFIPPRLPDPGGAEPLSGRDVDGRGLPEACSLPHLAGSEGWAFLPESPHTRRRESLFHSPPPALAGGLPPAQFRLHVSSPDLRLCRAPDSDTASSPDSSPFGSPRPGPGRPRPPRPRSLSPEEASSADTSPYAPRRAGPPTPPLFHLDFLCRQLRPAKESVLRLEPLGGQLRLSAEYQAWPGRLRLRLVSAEGLPGSRAGPGSGGGGCCVVLRLRSRARARGQRSRVVKCSANPIFNEDFFFDGLGPPDLAAHSLRAKVLDRRAGFRRDVLLGECETPLIALLPTLRGGLGPGASLAPAHLSL